The window GTAATAATTGAACGACGAGTGATGCCGTGGGTCATGTATTCTCCTTATACGTGGTGCGCCAGGATTTTGGAGAGGAACGTTTTGGTTCGCTCGTTCTCCGGGTTTTTGAAGAAATGTTCGGGCGTTCCGGTTTCGACGATGCGCCCGCTATCCATAAAGATGACGCGATGGCCGACGCTTCGTGCGAAGCCCATTTCGTGCGTGACGACGAGCATCGTAATTCCCGTCGTCGCAAGTGCGGCCATGACGTCAAGGACTTCCTTGATCATCTCAGGGTCGAGCGCACTTGTGGGCTCGTCGAAAAGGAGAATCTTCGGCTGCATCGCGAGAGCCCTCGCAATTGCGACGCGCTGCTGTTGGCCTCCCGAAAGCTGAGCCGGATACGATCCCTCTTTATCAGCGAGACCCACGCGGGTGAGGATCTCACGCGCCAAGCGCTCGGCCTCCGTTTTCGAAAGGCGTTTTACGTTGATTGGAGCGAGCGAGACGTTCTGCAGCGCCGTCATATGAGGATAGAGGTGAAACCCTTGAAACACCATTCCTACCTCAGCACGAACGGCGCCGATGTCAGTCGTTTTGGCGCTCACCTCTTTGCCGTCGACGGTGAGCCGGCCGGTCTGAATAGTCTCTAGGCGATTGATGCACCGTATCAGGGTGCTCTTGCCGGACCCCGATGGGCCAATCACGCAAACGACTTCGCCTTTTTCGACAGCGAGGTCGATGTCAATGAGGACATGCTGCTGCCCAAACCATTTGTTAACGGCAGCAAATTCGATGATCGGCACGCAGTCGCACCGTACTCGTTATAGCAGTATTTTGCCTGCCGTCGCCGCGAGAGCCGGGCTTTATTTCGTGGGCGTCACTGTTACGGTCGAAAGTTCGGCGGGAAGCGTCACTGCATTGTTCGGATCGTTGTAATCGAGAAATGTCTCGGTGATGAAGCTATTCTTACACTCGTGTGTGAGAAACGTGCTCTTGTCATACGTACACGACAATTCGCGCGGCCCCGCCGCGTGTGCTCCTGGTATCGACGCCGTCGCGATCGAGACTTGATATGATCCGTAGGTTACCCCGCCTTCACTGACGTCGGCACCCACCATTATGCGCGTTCCCTCAACCAACGTCTTGATCGAGTCGGCCGGTAGTGCGGCTGCTGACGGCATCGGCTGTTTTTGCCAGGCGCTGCTCCCGACGCGGTGATAGAGATAGCCGTCCGCGATATACATCTCCATGACGACCGGTCCACTTGCGATCTGCGTGTGCACGGTTTTGGCGGCGGCCGCCATCTTCTTCTTAAGATCGCCGATGCTCATGCTGGCCGCCAGGTTGGAACCGCGCGTGCATGATGAGGCATTCTGTGGCAGCCACGTTCCGTTGACCGAAGTCTCGAACTCGCGTGTGAATGCGGAATTGCTCTGCTTCGTGTAAACCATGTGGATCGGTTCCGATGCCTGTCCGCTATCCTGCGTTCCCTCGAAGGTCCACTTGTCCGTGGTCCAAGGCCCGGCGGTTCCGCTTTCGTTGAAGTTCGAGGCTGAGCGTAGATGCGATTCCCACTTCCAGGTACTGCTTCCCGAGTCGAAGCGATAGGTCTCGTCGAACTCTCCGGAAAGGCCGTCCGTTGTCCGAAAGACGTTCTTCATTGAGATCGATCCGGGCGCGTCACGCGTGAACGTCATGGTTCCCAGGCTGCACGCTACGCTTTCGCACTTCCAGGTGCCGACCAGCGCGAACGCCTGATCCGAATTCGGTGCGACCTGCTGAGCGCCCGTCGGTGCCGTCGTAGCGCATGCGGCAAGCACGATCGCAGCGAAGCATGAATGCCATGTCATATATGGCGCACGTCGGCGGTTGGGAGACAATTTGCTCTGAAGAATGCCAAACGCCCACGTTCTGTTGACAGTTTAATAAATGATGCTCGCAGTTCGTCGCGCTACACTCGATGACGTCGATTTCATCCACGTAGCCCATGATGCAGCGCATGCGCGGGCATTCGTCCATCCGGTTCCGCTGGACGCTGTTCGAGCGGCTCTTGAGGATCCGGCTCGCGGGACGTTCATTCTTACGAAAGACGGCGAGCGCGCCGGTATGCTGCTACTGGCATACGATCCAGAAGCGCCGTGGCTCGTGGAACTCCGCAGAATTATCGTAACGAAGCAGCATGGCGGCATCGGAACGTTCGCACTACAATGGCTTGTGTCTCGGTGCTTCAATGAGATCGGCGCGGATCGGATATGGCTCGAGGTGGTCGAATCGAACACTCGAGCACGGCGCCTTTACGAACGCGCCGGATTCAAGCATGAGGGAACGTTTCGCGACGGGTTCCGCGATGAGGACGGACGGTATGCGAATCTTTGCGTTTATGGTCTGCTAAGGCGAGATCTCGTCTAGCCCTTACGTTGATGGAGCGCGAAGCCGTTACCGTCGGGGTCCATCGCAAAACAGATCGAGCATGTTTGGAATTCATACACTTCGGTAACCGTTGCATCGTTCTCGATCAAGTGCTCGTGCGCGGCGACAATGTCGTCGACTTCAAAGTTCACGCCGCTCGATGAACCGGGTTGTAAGCCCGGCGGCGGGTCACCGTCGATTGCAAATGTGGACGGCCCAACGTTAAACTCGTAGAAGCGATCGTTGAAATACTGACCTTCCTGCAGTCCAAGGACGTCCCGGTAAAAGGCTCGCGCACGCTCGACGTCATTAACAGCGTAGGCAGTGAATGCGACGTCCTTGATTTTCATTTGCGGCCCTACTGAGTGCGGTAGAGATTGACGGCGACGATCGCCCCGATGATCGTGATAATCGCACCACCGGTGACGGCGACCCAGGCCGGCATCGGCGAATTCTCGCTTCGGCGCAGCGCACGGTCGGTCAGGACGTACCGCGCAGACCCGTAGGTGCCCGTAACGATTCCCGCCAGGGCCATTACCGTTCCAAAGGCCGTTGATGCTCCGGTCGCTTTGAAAGCAACGTGCGCAATGAGCGACGCTTCGCGTTCAAAAAGCGCGAAGCGTGCGATAACAAATCCGAACCCGATGAACGCGAGCGCCGTTCGCACGTAAGCGAGGAACGTGCGTTCGTTTGCGAGAGTATCGGTAGCTCTCGGCGCTGCGTTCACGCCATCCGTCGTCTAGAACAGATTCCAGAGATACTGATTATAGACTTCGTGATGATATTGCACTTCTTGCGGTTTGACGAAAGTTCCGAGTAAGCGCGGGCATCGGTCTGCGCTGGCTTGCTTGAGATCTGCATAGCGGCCCTTGACCTCTTCGCCAAGGAGGGTCGAGGCCCACTTCGATTCACGGAAACCTGAAAGTGCTGTGTAGATATTGTCCGGCAGATAACGCTCCGCTTGCCGTAGGTTCTTGATCTTAGCAACCTGGCCGTCGATGCCGGTCCGGAAGACCGACAACATCACCATATACGGATTCGCATCTGGCGCCACGGAGCGAACTTCGACGCGCGAGCTGCGCTCGTTGCCGAACGGAACACGAATCATTGATCCGCGATCGACAGCCGATGCCTTGATCTGATTCGGTGCTTCGAAGTGCGGATCGAGACGTCGATATGCATTGACGCTCGAATTCAGCAGTAGACAGATGTCGTCGCCGGCCGAGAGAATACGATCGACAAATCCCCAGGCAAAGGCACTCAGGCGTTCCTCACCCTTTGGATCCCAGAACAGATTCTTGCCGCTCTTCGCGATCGAAACGTTCGTGTGCATCCCGCTACCGTTCACGCCGACAACCGGTTTCGGCAAGAAGCTCGCCGACATACCAAGCTTGGTTGCGACCTGGCGGCAGATGAGCTTGTATAATTGGATGGTATCCGCGGCGGCAACAACCTCACCGTACGAGTAGTTGATTTCAAATTGCGACGGGGCGACTTCGGGATGATCCTTTTCATTCTCGAAGCCCATCGCGCGTTGCACTTCAGCCGTCATGTCGATGAACAGGCGCAGTGGATCGCCCGGCAGGGAGTGGTAGTAACCACCCGTGTTAACGTAATCGAATTTTCCGGTCTCGTTGAAATGTTGCTCGGCATCGAGACCCTGAAAGAGGAAGCCTTCGATTTCGTTGGCAGCGTTCAGCGTGTAGCCGTTTTTCTTGTGTTGCTCAACGGCGAATTTCTTGAGTAGGCCGCGAACGTCGGCCGGGTAGACCTCGCCGTCGCGCGACATAACGTCACCGAAGACAAGGACCTTGCCCGGTCCGAAAATATCGGACGGTCCCCAATAGAAGGCGCTCCAGTCGAGGAACAGCCGCAGATCGCTCTCGCGCTGCTCGGTGAAGCCACGGATCGACGAGCCGTCGAAGGTCAGATTGTCGTACGACTTTAGAAGAAATTTCTTGTCGTAGTCGAGCATGTGCAGCCGGCCCTCGAGGTCGCTGAACATCACCGTGACCGCTTTGATGCGGGGCTCGTCGGTGAGGTATCGCAGGCGTTCTTCCTGCAGATCATCCAGAGAAACGCGGCTGTGCCGTTGGCGTTTGGCTTGAAGATTGAGCTCTTCCAGCTCGGAATAGGACAGCGTCAGAAAATCGCGCAGTTCGGTCGTCATAGCATTCGCGCTTTGCACAACGTCATCAGAATCCTCGCTCCAAATGTACAATGACCGAGACACTAAAGGAGGAGCTCCCTACCGCGCCAACCGGATCGTCACGGTCAACCCCGCCTACTACCGCTCAACGCGGTGCCGGCTGGATCGCGTCAGTGACGCCGCATTTGACTGGCTGGAATCGCTCGATCAAAAAGAAAAGCTCGAGCGTCTCAATCAGTTAAAAACTTGAGCGCGGCGTACGGAACACGAGTCCGTCGATTTTTCCCGCATCGTTGATGTGTATGAGAACGTCGTCCGAGCCTTCCTTAAAGATCACGATGTAGCGACGCCACGGCGCGGGAGGGTCGTCGACCAACTTAATGTTTGGTCGAGCGACGGTCTTGAATGGCCCAATTCCGAAATTGAGCTGCGCTGCGATGTCCTCGATCTGCGAGGCGGGAACGTGCGCCAGGAAGTCGTCGGTGAACCAATCCGCCGACACATGCTTCATCGTGAAAATTTGCAAAATGCGTGTTGCCGCAAGATCGGGGGTCGACGTTGGTACGGGTGACGCGGCTGCAGCGGGCGATGCGGGTGCGGCTGTCTGGGCCTGGGCGGCGCTGCATACAACGAGGATGGCGGCAGCGCAAAGCAGAGCGCGGATCATGAAATCGTAGCTTCAACCCACGAGAGTCCCGAACATGCGGCCTCGCGAAACAGAGCTGATTAGATCGTAGCCGTTGGAGCCGGTGTCGGGGTGATTTCGGGCGCCGGCTCAACGGGTAGACCCCAAATGGTTCCGTCTGCGTATTTTACAAACGTTACCGCACACTTCGGCTGCGGTTGGCGCGAGAAGACGAACTGTACGTTTCCCGCATAGTCCTTGAATCGATGGTCGACGGTTATGCCGGGTGAGAATTTCCCGACGTCGCGCACCGAGACGTCTTTTCCGTCAATGTCGACCGCAAAGCGCGCGAGCACGATCTCTTGGTTGCTCTCGTTCGTGAACTTGATCATCAACGCGCCAGTGGTTTTCCGAGAGCTCCGAAAAGCCCGCCATACACATAATCTAGGCGGCAGTTGTCAATCTGAATTGGCGATATCGTTCCTGCCACGATGGACGGCACTGATGGTGACGGCGCCGGCGAGGCATCGTCGGCGCGCGCGCCGGTTGGAAGCGTGGAAGCAATAAGGAAAGAACACGCTAATAGACACGAGATCGTGCGCATCGACAATAACTCCAATTCGGCTCACGTAGAAAGTGTCGCTTGCACGTGACACTAGCATGCGAGTCTTATGCGCGTTTGGGAAATGCTGTCGACAGTGCGCGGGGCCTTGACTTTCCCTTGTCTATTGATTCGGTGCGGTTGTTGCCATAACAGGGCGTTGCATTCTGTTTCCGCGACGAACGGAAACATTGAGCTGCCCTTCCGGTGCACTCGCGATTAACTCGCGCGCTTGCGCGGCGTCGATTACGCGTTGTCCGTTGATCGTCGTGACGATGTCGCCGGGTTGAAGTCCGGCTTTTTGCGCGAGACTGTTTGGTCCAACTTGTCGGACGAGAACGCCGCGCGGTGTTTGCATGAGTATGAACCCGTACGTGTCAGCAGGAACCGCGGGTGTCGCCGCGATCCACTGCACGCTACGTCCGGCATCCGCGGTTAGTTGCGCGTTCTGCGGGACGATGAAGTTCGCCGTTATTGCCATCGATTCGCCGCCGCGGATCGAGAGTTGCTTTCGCGGCCCGTAGACTTCACCGGGTCCGGCAGATAGGGCTCGCGCAGATAGCGTCTGCATTCCACCGTTCGGTGACGGAACGCTGATCTGAAAATCACCAGCTTGCGCGACCATGTCGTGCGAAGGGTGCAGATTCAAGCGGACGTGCAACACGTCTGCGTCGAGATTCGGACGCTGCGTAATCCAGGATGTCTGCACGGTGAAATCGCCTTGCTGGAGTGGGAGTTGCCGGAAAATCTCTTGCTCTGAAGGAAGTTGTCGTTGGGGCTGTGGTTCCGCAGGTTCCTCAGCCGGCAGCGGTTCGGCGGCAACGAATGCAGATGACGGCAACGGTGCTTGCGCAACGAGCGGTTCAGGCTGTTGCACGACCGGAATCGGTGCGACCGGAGCCGGCGGCTCTTCATAGGCGACACGGACTTTTTGATCTTCAAAGAACGGGCTTAGCACGAGCGGCCCCGAGATCGCGTAGCCGCCACGTTCTTGGCGGTTGGTGTCGCGTGTGTCGATCATGCCGACGACTTCACCGGTGCGCGGTTCGAATACGGGCGATCCGCTTAGGCCTTCTTCGATGTTCAAATTAGCGAGATCGATGAAGCGTCCGTTGCTCGGCAGCGAGCTTATCGTTCCGGGATAGAGCACACGCGGAACGAGGCCGGCGATTTCGATCGACTCGTCGTTTTTCAGAAAGCCGGCAACTGCGACATAGCTGCCTTCATGTAGCGCGTGATCTTGTGAAACGAATCGTACCGGAATCAAATTCGGCTCATCGATGTTGAGCATGGCGGTGTCGACCGGCCCGACGGACTTCAAGTGCGCGTCGATGTCGCGGGCTTGCCCGGGAACATTGACGATTATCTTCGCCGCTTTCGTGACCGTGTGCGCCGACGTTAGAACCAGCGATCCGCCTTTGTCGGACGCGACGACGAACCCGGTACCGGATTGAATCGGCTTACCGTTGCCGTCGAGTGCCCAGATCTTGACAAGCGATGGCTTGATTTTCGCGTAACCGATCGATGCATCGTCGCCTGCGAACGCAGCGCGGGAGACTAGAGCCATTGCGATGAGAAGCGACGAGAAGAAGAGACGCATTGAAGACGGACCTCTAAACGGCATGGAGATAAATTCCGGCGGCATCACAGACTCCTGAGGTCTGCCGGCTGACGCCAAGAGGGGGCCAATCCAGGTACATTCCGGGGATTGCAGCGGACCAAGTTTCGGGGAGTGCCCACGTTTCGTAGTGCGGCACGATCGAAGGCGGCTTCAGGTGGCCGATCTCGCAACTTTTGAAAACAATTTGCGGCTTGCGATTCGTCGGGCTTTTGATGCCGAAATAGCTTCCGTCGACGAATCGATTGCGATGCCGTGCATTGTGTTGCCAACTATATGGCTGCGCGATCGCAACGATGCGTTTGAGAATTATTCCATCCGACGTAGAGCCGCCCGACGGCGTCCATCCGTCCTGCGGAACCGTCTTTTGCACCATCGTGAGCGTGACGCGCTTTCCGTCGGCATTGACGCCCGTCGCGGTGAACACGAGTAGCGACGGCGTGACCGGATAGAGCTCGAGCGTCACGTCCGGCCCACCGCAGGGGAAGCGCATATCGGACGTGATCGGCTTGTTCGACGCGTACTTCCAATAAAAAGCGTAGTCGTCGACGCCCGACTGTGCCGAGCTCTTTTGAAGGCCGGCATCGACCGAGACGCCGTTCGGTCCGGCGCCCCAGCCGCCAATGTAAATGTAACCGGTCTCTTCGTCGACGATCCCTTGTGTGAAATGACTGACACCGCACGGGATCGAGACGCTGACGCGCTCCGCGCTGAATCCGTTCAGCGTACGAACGCCGTGGAACGCACCCGAATCGATATCGAAGGGCGAGGCGACTTCTGCTCGTGCCGGCGTCCCGGGGACGCGATCGTCATCTGAAGCCGGCTGCACGAAGCGATGCTCGAACATCCACGTCAAATCGTGCTTCTCGGCTCGCGGCGTTGGGCGCGCATTCGGCTTCGGGTAAGCGGTTGTGGGGACGAAGGCGAGTTGCGGTTGCGTAAACTTGCCGGCCACGGCGACGCGAAAGTCGCCGCTGTACGCGAGCGCTTGCGGATGACCGTGGCGATCCGCAACGATCACGAAGCTCCGCTGATTAGGGCGCAGCCGTTTCATCACCGCCGAGTCGTTGGGCAAGGCAACCGAAGACGCCGACGTAACGACGAGGGCGAGCACGAAAAACGCAAGGCGAACGCGGTGCTTATCCACGGCAGCTTGAACGTTCGGCGATACGGCAGGCCGTCCGTCAGAATGCGCGCGCTTCCCATGTCAATTTAATCTACACGGACGAAAGCGGCCGACGAAGAATTTAGTTAGTGACCTTCAGAAAGCTGTCTTCGGCAGCATAGTCAAATACGTCGGCGTAGACCCGCGCGAATATCGGGAATACCACGCGCCAATCGCGCCCTCGCGCCGCATCGATAAGCCATCCGCAAACCTCGGGCGCGTACGACGCGTAGTCCGTCACGGGCCTGTACCCAATTTGGGCTGCCCTGCGCATGTCGACCATGATAGGTTCCGCGTTCGACCAGGGAGTCACACCGACTCCGTCGATCACTTCTTCGCTTGGCACCGTGACGAATTCGCAATCCCAGTTCAAGCCACGCGCGATGATGCCCGCGATCTCACGGACATTCGGCGTAGTGGGATCGGCGGCGTTAAGCGGCCCGCGAAATGACGCCTCCAATGCGGCTTCGATTACGGCCGCGATGTTCGGTGTTGCGGAATTGTGGAAGATTGACGCCTCGAACTTGAGGGGTACGCGCTTGCGATCATCCAGATATCGCTTGATGAACCACCACTCGCGCGGCAGTTTCGAACTCGGTCCGTAGATCGCGCACGGACGAATCAGGCTAACCGGCACTCGGGCGTGCTCCAATAGCGTATTCTCGAGCGCGACTTTCTTCGTAGAGTAATCTTGTTGGCCGGCAAGCGTCGTCGGTTGAGTCTCGGGAACCGGAACGGGGAATTGCGCGTAAACGCCGGCGGTCGAGATGACGCTGAACTGTCCGACGGCGTCCTGTATTTCGAGCAGTTGCGCCGCGTGATTCTCGTCGTATGCAATCGTGTCGATGACGGCATCGGCGCCGTCCGCAAGCGCAGCGCGGAGCGCGCCCGGCTCGTTACGATCGAGCCGGATACTCCTCGCGCCAAGCTCCGTGAGGTTGGGGAGTGGATCGCCGCGTTGCGCGCACGTTACAGCCCATCCGGCGTGCAACAATCGTTCACCGGTTGCGCGCCCGATTTGACCGTTTGCACCTATGATAATTGCATGCCGCGCCATGAATGTCTCCGAGAGATACGTGGCAAACAACAGCGCACCTTGGCGGCCGATATTCGGATTCAACGCGCGACGGAAGGCGACATCGAGCACATTCTCGATCTCCTCGAGGCAGTTGCCTCGGAAGATCGTTGGATTGCAACCCAACTGCCCGTCGATCGCGAACGACGAACTGCGTCGATGCTGGCGACATTGGCTCGCGAGAATGCGGCGCTTTTCGTTGCCGTTCGTGATGGTGCCGTTGTCGGTGAACTCGGATTGTATCCCGGTTGGCCGGGCGTCTACGACCTCGCGATGCTCGTCGAGCGTTCGCAACGTACTACGGGTATCGGCAGTGCGCTTATGCGGGCCGGCATCGACTGGGCTAATTCGATGCACGCACACAAGATTGCGCTAGAGGTCTTTCCGTGGAACGCAGGCGCGATCGCGCTCTATTCCAAGTTTGGCTTCTTGAACGAGGGTCACCGTCGCAGACATCTGCGCCGCAGGAACGGTGAGTTGTGGGATGTGATAGCGATGGGCTTATTGCTTGGCCGCTACGATCCGCCGGATTCCGTCGCCAAGACAATCGGCGATGTCCATATTCGTGCCGCGCGGCGCTCGGATAGCGAGGCGTTGGCACGCTTACGTCATGCGCTGTGGCCGGAAGCATCATACGACGAGATCCTCGCCGACATGCAGCTGATGTTCGATGGGGTAGCGTCGTCGTTGCCCTTAGTCGATTTCGTCGCCCAGCTAGATACCAGGCTCATCGGCTTCGTCGAAGTCGGATTGCGCTCGCACGCGAACCACTGCGATCCCACTCGTCCAGTTGGATTCATCGAAGGCTGGTTTGTTGACGCCGGCGTCCGCCAACGCGGTATTGGAAGAGCGCTTATTGCCGCGGCCGAAGACTGGGCTCGCATGCAAGGGTGCAAGGAGATGGCCTCGGATGCGCTCGTCGACAATGCGCTCTCGCAGCTCGCACACGAGAGGCTTGGCTACGAAGTCGCAAATCAGTGCACCGATTTTCGAAAGACGCTCTGAACGTGGAACATTCGAAGCGGCGTTCCGGTATCTCGAGCGTGTTGTCGAGAGCGCGAATTGTAACGACGTGCGCCTTGCTTCTAGGCGTAACGGCTCCGGCGCCACCCGCGCAGGGACAGGAGCAGACGTTGCATATTGGCCTCACGCAAGAGCCGGCAACGCTCAACCCCGTGGTTGGGACGCTCGCACTTGAAACCGACGTCGTCCAGTTCATCTACAGCGGCCTGACCCGTTACGACGAACGTGGCAATCGCGTCCCCGACCTTGCGCGGGAAGTTCCGACCCGCGCAAACGGTGGGATCTCAGCCGACGACCGTACGATCACGTACCATCTCGTCCGCAACGCCTTCTGGCACGACGGTGTTCCCGTCACATCGGAGGACGTAAAGTTCACATTCGAAGCGCAGATGAATCCGAAGAACAACGTTGCGACCCGAACGCCGTACGACGAGATCGAACGCGTCGAGACGCCGGATAAATACACGGTACGGCTCATTCTCAAGCGTCCGTGGGCGCCCGCGCTCGATGCATTCAGCGACCGGAACGCCGGCGCGATCGTTCCGGCGCATCTACTTGCAAAGTACGACGATCTCAATCACATCGATTTCAACGGCGCACCGGTCGGAAGCGGGCCGTATAAGCTCGTGAGCTGGCAGCGTGGTAGTCAGATGATCCTTGAAGCCGACCCGAGATTCTATCGTGGTGCGGCCAAGATCAAGCGCGTCGTGCTGCGTTTTCTGACGGCGGACAATACGATGATGATCGCGCTGCGAACGCACGAGATCGATATGGCAGATACGTTGAATCTCTCAACGTATCTGAATTTGGGCAACATCCCCGGCATGGTACCCGCGATCAACGCGAAGTCGTTTTGGGAGCATTTGACCTTCAATACGTCGCGCGCACCGCTTGACGACCGCCGCGTTCGTCTAGCCCTCTGCTACGGCTTTGACGTGCATGAGATTTTCGCGAACGTCGCGCACGGTTTGGGGCTGCTCGGGCCGACAGCCGAGAATCCGGCAACGCCGTGGTTCAATCGGAAGCTGAGCTATTATCCCTACGATCCCTCACATGCCGCGCGTTTGCTGGACGAAGCCGGATGGAAGATTGGTTCCGACGGCATTCGTGTCAAGGACGGAAAACGATTGAATCTGACGCTCGTGTCGACGGCGGGCAATCAAACGCGCGAACAAACGGAGATCATCCTGCAGCAGCGCTGGAAAGCCATCGGCGTCGACGTGACGATCAAGAACGGGCCTGCGTCAATGGTTTTCGCGTTGGCGGCGAACGGTGGACCTCTGTACTCGGGCAACTTTGATGTGGCGCTGTCAGCATTCGTATTGGCGACGCCGGACCCCGAACAAATCAACGTCAACGAGGAAGACCGCGTGCCGCCGAACGGCAATAATCTTTCGTTCTATCGCAACCACGAATTGACCGAGCTCGAAGAACGCGCCGCATCTACATTCGATGTTCCCACGCGCAAGCGGCTGTACGATCGGATTCAAGGAATCGAGCTGCATGACGTGCCGTACTACGTCCTCCGATGGGCTGCGATCACCGATATGCGCAGTACCAATCTCGAGGGGGTGCGTCCGTCGCTCGTCGGGTCCACGTTCTGGAACGTCGCAGACTGGCAATTCAAGTAATGAGACGTTCCATTCTCGCGAGCGCCCTCATGATGATGTTGGGGGGCGTAGCTGCCGCCGCGATCTCCGCACTCGATGTATCTAAGGTCGATACGACGCCGTCGCTCGATCCGCGCGCACCGGCGTCTGGATGGACGCAGCCGGCGCCGGCGTCATTGACATGGGACGTCGTGCACGCGCGTCCTGCAAGTGAACCGACGGAAGTCCGCACCGCAACGGACGGTCGCTACCTGTACGTGCGCTTCGATGCGAAACAGGAGGGCAAGGTCGTTATCTCACAGCACGGCGACGACGCGATTACAGGTGGAAGCAACGGCACCAACGGGACGTTGTCGTGGAGCAACGACGATGCCGTCTGGGTCGACTTGTGGCCGAACGGCCCGGGCGGATTCGAGTATCAATTCGAAGCCAATCCCGGCGGTTCGCACAACGAGTACTCGAGCGAAAACACCGCGTTTGCACCGCATTGGGAGTCGCGTGGCTCATCTGTTCCAGGCGGCTACGTGGTCACGATGGCGATCCCGCTGAGCGTGATCCACGGCGTGCACGCCGGTTCGTGGCGCGCCCAATTCATTCGATATATTCGCGCGACGGGAGCCGAGTATGTGTGGTCGTTCGATGCAGTGCAGACGAACGCGGACGATGTTTCGCGCGCCGGCACAATTGCGATTCCGGTCGTGACGGTGCACGCAGCGCGTCCGGAACCGCGCGTTGCGCCGTATGCGCTCGGCGCCGTCGCCGCGCCGTCAGCCGGCGGATCGACCTCGCGTATCGGCGCCGATCTGTCGGTGCCGGTATCGGCGACCTCGGCATTTTTTGCGACGTTCCACCCGGATTTCTC of the Candidatus Baltobacteraceae bacterium genome contains:
- a CDS encoding peptide ABC transporter substrate-binding protein, translated to MEHSKRRSGISSVLSRARIVTTCALLLGVTAPAPPAQGQEQTLHIGLTQEPATLNPVVGTLALETDVVQFIYSGLTRYDERGNRVPDLAREVPTRANGGISADDRTITYHLVRNAFWHDGVPVTSEDVKFTFEAQMNPKNNVATRTPYDEIERVETPDKYTVRLILKRPWAPALDAFSDRNAGAIVPAHLLAKYDDLNHIDFNGAPVGSGPYKLVSWQRGSQMILEADPRFYRGAAKIKRVVLRFLTADNTMMIALRTHEIDMADTLNLSTYLNLGNIPGMVPAINAKSFWEHLTFNTSRAPLDDRRVRLALCYGFDVHEIFANVAHGLGLLGPTAENPATPWFNRKLSYYPYDPSHAARLLDEAGWKIGSDGIRVKDGKRLNLTLVSTAGNQTREQTEIILQQRWKAIGVDVTIKNGPASMVFALAANGGPLYSGNFDVALSAFVLATPDPEQINVNEEDRVPPNGNNLSFYRNHELTELEERAASTFDVPTRKRLYDRIQGIELHDVPYYVLRWAAITDMRSTNLEGVRPSLVGSTFWNVADWQFK